The Candidatus Arthromitus sp. SFB-mouse-Japan genome includes a region encoding these proteins:
- the rpmH gene encoding 50S ribosomal protein L34, with translation MFMTYQPKKRQRKKEHGFRKRMRTASGRAIIKRRRLRGRKKLTY, from the coding sequence ATGTTTATGACATATCAACCAAAAAAGAGACAGCGTAAAAAGGAGCATGGATTTAGAAAAAGAATGAGAACTGCTTCTGGAAGAGCTATCATAAAAAGAAGAAGACTAAGAGGAAGAAAAAAGTTAACTTATTAA
- the rnpA gene encoding ribonuclease P protein component, translated as MKVYKIKKNYDFRIVYNRGRSFSNKLFILYIYKNKKNLDINRLGISVSKKVGKSVIRNKIRRLIYEVYRLNLHKLKNGYDIVFIVRMAAKDRIYGEIEKSINDLFNKSLILL; from the coding sequence ATGAAGGTTTATAAAATTAAGAAAAATTATGATTTTAGAATTGTATATAATAGAGGAAGATCATTTTCTAATAAATTATTTATACTATATATATATAAAAATAAAAAAAATTTAGATATTAATAGACTAGGTATAAGTGTAAGTAAAAAAGTAGGCAAAAGTGTTATTAGAAATAAAATAAGGAGACTTATTTATGAGGTTTATAGGTTAAATTTGCATAAATTAAAAAATGGATATGATATAGTATTTATTGTAAGAATGGCAGCTAAAGATAGAATTTACGGAGAGATAGAGAAGAGTATTAATGATTTGTTTAATAAGAGTTTAATATTGTTATGA